A window from Pseudomonas sp. Tri1 encodes these proteins:
- a CDS encoding methyl-accepting chemotaxis protein — translation MIKAKTGKPLEASRSRSQIIVLFVALIVFIMLLFANFAYLNTQSTYDKQYIGHAGELRVLSQRIAKNATEAAAGKAAAFKLLSDARNDFAQRWSYLKQGDPVTGLPPAPATLRPQMRAVQLDWERLLKNTDAILSSEQTVLSLHQVAATLAETVPQLQVEYEKVVEILLQRGAPATQVAMAQRQSLLAERILGAVNTVLAGDENASQAADTFGRDAARFGQVLNGMLQGDPALKISQVQDRDARARLAEISELFEFVSGSVDEILETSPELFKVRESAGNIFNLSQTLLDEASHLATAFENLAGGRAANSIGGYVLGLLALMSIILIGLVMVRETNRQLRETAEKNERNQNAIMRLLDEIEDLADGDLTVTASVTEDFTGTIADSINYSVDQLRDLVATINLTAGQVAAAVQETQATAMHLAQASEHQAQQISEASTSINEMAQSIDQVSANAAESSAVAERSVEIANKGNEVVHNTIHGMDNIREQIQDTAKRIKRLGESSQEIGDIVSLIDDIADQTNILALNAAIQASMAGDAGRGFAVVADEVQRLAERSSAATRQIETLVRAIQADTNEAVISMEQTTTEVVRGARLAQDAGVALEEIEGVSKTLAALIQSISNAAQQQTTSAGQISLTMNVIQQITTQTSSGSTATAESIGNLAKMASQLRRSVSGFTLPAGPVADEEKG, via the coding sequence ATGATCAAAGCAAAAACAGGCAAGCCACTGGAAGCGTCGCGCAGTCGTTCGCAGATCATCGTGCTGTTCGTCGCGTTGATTGTCTTCATCATGCTGCTATTCGCCAACTTCGCTTACCTCAACACGCAATCCACCTACGACAAGCAGTACATCGGCCACGCCGGTGAATTGCGCGTGCTGTCCCAGCGCATTGCCAAGAACGCCACCGAAGCCGCCGCGGGCAAGGCTGCGGCGTTCAAGCTGTTGAGCGATGCACGCAACGATTTCGCCCAGCGCTGGAGCTACCTGAAGCAGGGCGATCCGGTGACCGGCCTGCCACCGGCACCCGCCACCCTGCGTCCGCAGATGCGCGCCGTGCAGCTGGATTGGGAGCGCTTGCTGAAAAATACCGATGCCATCCTCTCCAGCGAGCAGACCGTCCTGTCGCTGCATCAAGTGGCGGCGACCCTGGCCGAAACCGTGCCGCAGTTGCAGGTCGAATACGAAAAAGTCGTCGAGATCCTGCTCCAGCGTGGCGCGCCCGCCACGCAGGTGGCCATGGCCCAGCGCCAGTCGCTGCTGGCCGAACGGATTCTCGGCGCGGTGAACACCGTGCTGGCCGGGGACGAAAACGCCAGCCAGGCCGCCGACACCTTTGGTCGCGATGCCGCGCGCTTCGGCCAGGTGCTCAATGGCATGTTGCAGGGTGACCCGGCCTTGAAAATCTCCCAGGTCCAGGACCGCGACGCCCGGGCGCGCCTGGCTGAAATCAGCGAACTCTTCGAATTCGTCTCCGGTTCGGTGGACGAAATCCTGGAAACCTCCCCGGAGCTATTCAAGGTCCGCGAATCGGCGGGCAACATTTTCAACCTGTCGCAAACCCTGCTCGACGAAGCTTCGCACCTGGCCACGGCTTTCGAGAACCTGGCCGGTGGGCGCGCCGCCAACAGCATTGGCGGCTATGTGCTGGGGCTGCTGGCGCTGATGTCGATCATCCTGATCGGGCTGGTGATGGTCCGCGAAACCAACCGCCAGTTGCGCGAAACCGCAGAAAAGAATGAGCGCAACCAGAACGCGATCATGCGTCTTCTGGACGAAATCGAAGACTTGGCCGACGGCGACTTGACCGTCACCGCGTCGGTCACCGAAGACTTCACCGGCACCATCGCCGATTCCATCAATTACTCGGTGGATCAACTGCGCGATCTGGTCGCCACCATCAACCTCACTGCCGGGCAGGTCGCCGCTGCGGTGCAGGAGACCCAGGCCACGGCCATGCACCTGGCCCAGGCTTCCGAGCACCAGGCCCAGCAGATCAGCGAAGCATCGACTTCAATTAATGAAATGGCCCAGTCCATCGATCAGGTCTCGGCCAATGCCGCCGAATCGTCGGCGGTGGCCGAGCGCTCGGTAGAGATCGCCAACAAAGGTAACGAGGTGGTGCACAACACCATTCATGGCATGGACAACATTCGCGAGCAGATCCAGGACACCGCCAAGCGCATCAAGCGCCTGGGGGAGTCGTCCCAGGAAATTGGCGACATTGTCAGCCTGATCGATGATATTGCCGACCAGACCAACATCCTGGCCCTCAACGCCGCCATCCAGGCGTCCATGGCCGGTGATGCCGGGCGCGGGTTCGCGGTGGTGGCCGATGAAGTGCAGCGGCTGGCGGAGCGCTCCTCGGCGGCGACCCGGCAGATCGAGACCCTGGTGCGGGCGATCCAGGCCGACACCAACGAGGCGGTGATCTCCATGGAGCAGACCACCACCGAAGTGGTACGCGGCGCACGACTGGCCCAGGATGCCGGTGTGGCCCTGGAAGAAATCGAAGGGGTGTCCAAGACTCTGGCGGCGCTGATCCAGAGCATTTCCAACGCGGCCCAGCAACAAACCACTTCGGCGGGGCAGATATCCTTGACCATGAACGTGATCCAGCAGATCACCACGCAGACCTCGTCCGGTTCCACCGCCACTGCCGAGAGCATTGGCAACCTGGCGAAAATGGCCAGCCAGCTACGCCGTTCGGTGTCGGGGTTTACCTTGCCGGCGGGGCCGGTGGCGGATGAGGAAAAAGGGTGA